The genome window CTGTCAAGCAGATCTTAGCTCTTTAATATTTCTCTTTGTAGAGCTACATTTTGCATCTATTGGTGTTTGTTGGGTCAGTATGAAACCCCTTTTGGCAGTTGTTGGACCAAAGTAAATAAGACTGGTTGGAGTTGGTTGATGTTGGACCAGTGTGAATTGGCCTTTTTTAATTCTTTCTCTTTCGTTGTCTCTCACACTAAATGGCAGCggcatggttggatagtggagATGATtaaactatattgttcattgcTAGTTCATGATTCCAatactaatgcatttactaatcttaacaaatacaaacttaTCATAAAGTGTACCAATTtgatttatcagtatgtgtgctccCTGGGATCGAACACCAATGACCTTTTGGGAAGttaacacaatgctttaccactgagctaATGATAACAATTGGAGCTTTATTGTAAAGTATTACTAAGATGTTTCatataaacacataaatatttagGGATACAGGCGGCGTCtgtgtctttaaaaaaatgttttctcttttattttctCTTAGTCTTCATTCTCCAGAGGTATCCTTTAGTTTATGTTGGAGATGACATCACTTTCAAATGTAAGGGCACTTCTAAGCCGATAACATGGAAAATCAATGATGTAGAGCAATCAAATAAGAATTCCTTAATGGTTCTAATGATGGTAACACCAAAAAACAATGGGAATTACACATGCGAAAAGAACGGAGAGAAAAGCGAAGCATTTATACTCACAGTACTGGGTAACTTCATTCTCCAATATTACAGAGTTGTCTTATTTTTCTCCTACTGTGCTTcatgatctctctctctctctctctctctctctctctctctctctctctctctctctctctctctctctcacacacacacacacacacacacacacacacacacacacacacacagtgttgGAGCCGCACGCCCAGTTATCTCTGCCcatagggggcgctgtgatcaCTAAAGGTGAAGCGAGGATCCTGACACTGCAGGTGGATGAGGATTTGGACAAGTGGAAGTGTTCTGCATTCAGGAATAATGTTGGCTACAAACTTGAAgtgactaaaaacaagacaatgaACATGGGCACTGTGTATGCAGACTTACAAGATACACAAAGAGCAACATTCTGGTGCATGAAGAGTCAAACTAAACACAGGAGCAATGCACTTACACTGAAGATGACAGGCAAGTCTGTGTTGTTAATGTATGTCAACGTCATTAACTTGAAGAGTTATAAAACATAACAGCAATATTTACTTTCTGAAATATTAAACTGTATTGTTCATTACCATactgtgcatcatgtgtctctGTCTCCTATAGAGCGTTTGGTAATGTTGGAACCTCCAGTTGCACCTGTGTTTAAGGATGAAACCATTACTCTCAGGTGTGCTGTGTGGGGCGGAGCCGAAGTGACACATGCCGATTTCTATAAGGATAACAAAATCGTAAATAGTAAAGAGATAGTAAAAAGTGAGGAGTATAAAATCACCAATGCCACAGAGTCAAATAATGGTGAATACAAATGTATCGCCACCTACAAATACAGTCACATTTCTTCAGCGGCAGCCACACACAAACATGAGTCTGATCCACAAGAATTAAAAGTTATAGGTGAGTACTCTGTCAAAACCTGATAGAAAATCCATATAGTGGAATAACTGATAATAAAATGACACTGTAATGTACAGCACAGCCGCTTGTGTCATACAGACAGACTTTCTGTGTTAATGTTTTAATGATAATAGTAGTGTTTTATTTACCATCTAATAaaaactcattaaaatatagtAGAAAACACTGGTACAACGTCAATATTATGGTATATGATTGTATACCGTCATACCTTTAATTAAAGGTGATGAACTgagatgtgtgtttgtttgaagGTGGACCTCCAGTTGCTGTGTTAGTTATAGACGATCAGGGATCTCTGCAGTGTTCCTGTGAACAGTGTGAATCAGTCTGTGAGACATACGAATGGTATTACACTGATAACTCGGGTACACGCACAAAACTACAAAAAGAGACTGAACAGGACATTGATCCTACAGATAGGGGATCATACATCTGTCGAGTAGCCTGTCAGGATGGATTTTCACGATTCAGCACTCCTCACGTCTTCCCAGGTTCGCACAtctacacaaacaaacacacatttatattaatgttcaGAAAAAAGTCTTGAAGTTGATTTGATATGCTGAGAAGAAGATGCACATTAAGGATCAAGACAAAAAAGACAAACTAACCCTCCACTTGGAAAATGAGGGAAAAAAGAACGGACGAGCCCCCACTTGTTACATTACCTCCCTTATTTCTCCTAGACATATAAAGGAGATATGTAACAAGTGGGGGCTCGTCCGTTTTTTTTCCCCTCATTTTCCAAGTGGAGGGTTAGTTTGTCTTTGTTTGTGCATTGTTTATGTGGAAACTcgacaacccccccccccccccgtttAACAAGTGGGGGATCGCTTTTTAAAGCTTTTGCTTTACTCGTCCATTGGGATTTGTGTTTGCAAAATGTGGTCTGTTGAGTGCTGAATCTTGTAAGGTACCTTCTTTTCTCTCATGTTTTGAAAGAACTTTTTCTCAAGGAGATCAAGTGTTGGTTTTGCTACCAGTCCCTGGGTCCATTTTACATGCTAGATTTGCTGGCCCATATTCAATTGTGAGAAAGTTGAATGAAACTAATTATGTTGTTGCTACACCAGACCGGAGGAGTAAAAGTCGTGTGTGTCATGTAAATCGACTCAAAGCTTACTATATGTCAACAGAATTTCTGAGGAAAAGCAGACTGCTGTTGCTGAAAATAGTACAGTTTCTACTATCGAGAAGTAGTTCTAATTATTGCTAAATGTTGGCTTTTCCAGCTCAAGAAAGATTTAAACATATGCATAtattacatatacatatacacacacacacacacacacacacacacacacacacacacacgcgcacgcacgcacgcacgcacacacacacacacacacacacacacacacacacacacacacacacacacacatatatatattggtTATTGGGTAACAGATGTCAtctatggaggaccacaagagtcatgcaaaatgtaataaagaacttcaatatttaataactatctggacaataaaaatagcaattaatagatttgtttaaaaattcattaattattctataaataaatagacaaagttataaaaaaaatcattatgtaacattttattaggcaataaaaagtgagattataaaaataacgtagaaatgaaatattaatccattaataaatagttcaaattaatataacaatttataaaaacaacataaaatactcaataagttcatcattttaaattgcatttataaattcttaattaaataatggaatttcaaaatgtatttcaaaaagcgatttaaaaagagaaataaataactggatttataaattgaattacaaatacaggtttaaattaggcatttaaaagggcatttccgtttaacttttctgttttcattttcccaatgattctccttattcttttcgctattggatttgcttttcaatttagcctctctatttagcttttccgtgactctttgggtccttgcaaatggtcaaatgagaaatgcaaattagctatgGCCAGGAGGATGTAACAAGCTCGCTGATTGGCTCTGATTGTACATCATGCGCAGATTTATAGATCTCAGATGAGGACCCAAAcagtcacggaaaagctaaatagagaggctaaaacgaaaagcaaatccaatagcgaaaagaataaggagaaccaacggggaaatgaaaacagaaaagtcaaacggaaatgcccttttaaatgcctaatttaaacctgtatttgtaattcaatttataaatccagttatttatttctctttttaaatcgctttttgaaatacaatttgaaattccattatttaattaagaatttataaatgcaatttaaaatgatgaacttattgagtattttatgttgtttttataaatttttatattaattttaattatttattaatggattaatatttcatttctatgttatttttataatctaattttttattgcctaataaaatgttacataatgattttttttttgtaactttgtctatttatttatagattaattaatgaatttttaaacaaatctattaattgctatttttattgtccaggtagttattaaatattgaagttctttattacattttgcatgactct of Paramisgurnus dabryanus chromosome 22, PD_genome_1.1, whole genome shotgun sequence contains these proteins:
- the LOC135740463 gene encoding uncharacterized protein; this translates as MKAFLSLSVLLALIRENIGKPTVFILQRYPLVYVGDDITFKCKGTSKPITWKINDVEQSNKNSLMVLMMVTPKNNGNYTCEKNGEKSEAFILTVLVLEPHAQLSLPIGGAVITKGEARILTLQVDEDLDKWKCSAFRNNVGYKLEVTKNKTMNMGTVYADLQDTQRATFWCMKSQTKHRSNALTLKMTERLVMLEPPVAPVFKDETITLRCAVWGGAEVTHADFYKDNKIVNSKEIVKSEEYKITNATESNNGEYKCIATYKYSHISSAAATHKHESDPQELKVIGGPPVAVLVIDDQGSLQCSCEQCESVCETYEWYYTDNSGTRTKLQKETEQDIDPTDRGSYICRVACQDGFSRFSTPHVFPGPLDGVGGRMVAVVLAAILIILVLVIIILVVLKCRRIRGMHSLRQGKETKKDKSEDKGVYHTLKAGEGSGEGSSQDQDQGGNEALQNVKAQVYQTLSSDGSGKPKEEAEGGYEQLPQKI